In one Balneolales bacterium ANBcel1 genomic region, the following are encoded:
- a CDS encoding Rrf2 family transcriptional regulator produces the protein MVLSKACTYGILASLHIARELDGKTGYVSIGRMSDNLRISFHFLTKILQQLTSAGILTSMKGPKGGVALKRDAEEITLLDIIIAIDGMKVFTECLLGMPGCGSEKPCPVHDEWAEIREDLYKTFQSRTLGETARRINELDLRIALPELYDS, from the coding sequence ATGGTACTTTCCAAAGCCTGCACTTATGGGATTCTGGCATCTCTTCACATCGCCCGGGAGCTGGACGGGAAAACAGGTTATGTCTCCATCGGGAGGATGAGCGACAATCTGCGCATCTCCTTTCATTTTCTCACGAAAATTCTCCAGCAGCTGACATCGGCCGGAATTCTGACCTCCATGAAAGGCCCCAAAGGTGGCGTGGCGTTGAAGCGCGATGCCGAGGAGATTACCCTGCTGGATATTATCATCGCCATTGACGGAATGAAAGTGTTTACCGAGTGTCTGCTGGGAATGCCCGGATGTGGAAGCGAAAAACCGTGTCCGGTTCACGACGAGTGGGCGGAGATCCGGGAGGATCTGTACAAGACCTTTCAGTCCCGGACCCTTGGAGAGACCGCACGCCGCATCAACGAACTCGACCTGCGGATTGCCCTTCCGGAGTTGTACGACAGTTGA